The following coding sequences are from one Daphnia pulex isolate KAP4 chromosome 11, ASM2113471v1 window:
- the LOC124207077 gene encoding ammonium transporter Rh type A-like: MMNTCKKILKNEKLLVCAILVQLLLGCAFTLLVEYGNESNGAFLGNSLHGVFVQVSGPKSGKNSLPNSYYMFQDVHVMMFIGFGYLLILMKRSDHKSLISYFLVTAISLQWGTLCYGFFRTINGKIHLNINTLLNADFACAAVLISCAAVAELTTPLQIFLMSLLEIILYSTNNWIGSLVFQASDVGSSMFVHVFGAYFGLAVSFVLYRGTAYCAERQSSKDEASNDSIGETLSTAVGTMFLWLLWPSFNACSAKGDAEQFRAIINTYYSLSASCVTAFAVSSLVFNCFVCAEDNRRRSFNMVVFQNSTLVGGVVIGTSADMMINIWGAMIIGGLAGAGSIFINRFSTTKAVHRIIGMRNAWGVISLHGIPGIVAGFVGAIVSAAATKEDYGFSLYRQFPARSPLNSSSEFSKIQYYDLKIDPGRERTALQQAGFQIVTLIVTLVIAIIGGLVTGTILSLSFFRQPYEENDSQPDQLTLVVDQLLLSERRLNVIDATSETNPIVILTDNLSSTC; encoded by the exons ATGATGAatacatgtaaaaaaatattgaagaatGAGAAACTGTTGGTCTGCGCTATTCTTGTGCAATTGCTTCTCGGATGTGCGTTTACTTTATTGGTCGAATACGGAAACGAATCCAATGGAGCTTTCCTGGGAAACAGTTTACATGGAGTGTTTGTACAAGTGAGCGGACCAAAATCCGGAAAAAATTCGCTACCCAACAGCTATTACa TGTTTCAGGATGTTCACGTGATGATGTTCATCGGGTTTGGATACCTTCTAATATTGATGAAAAGGTCCGATCACAAGTctttaatttcatattttctgGTCACGGCAATCAGTCTTCAATGGGGAACCCTCTGCTATGGATTTTTTCGCACCATCAATGGGAAAATTCATCTAAACATTAATAC tTTATTAAATGCTGATTTTGCCTGCGCCGCAGTTTTAATTTCGTGTGCAGCGGTTGCGGAATTGACGACACCGCTACAAATCTTCTTGATGTCTCTGTTGGAAATTATCTTGTATTCCACCAATAACTGGATCGGATCTTTAGTGTTCCag GCATCAGATGTCGGATCGTCCATGTTCGTCCACGTCTTTGGGGCGTACTTTGGTTTGGCTGTTAGTTTCGTTTTATATCGCGGCACAGCTTATTGCGCTGAGAGACAGTCCAGCAAAGACGAAGCCAGCAATGACTCAATTGGCGAAACCCTTTCCACTGCTGTTG GCACTATGTTTCTGTGGCTTTTGTGGCCTAGTTTCAACGCGTGTTCGGCAAAAGGTGATGCCGAGCAATTTCGAGCCATCATCAACACCTATTATTCACTATCGGCCAGTTGCGTGACAGCGTTTGCCGTCTCGTCTCTCGTTTTCAACTGCTTCGTGTGCGCTGAAGATAACAGACGACGCAGTTTTAACATG gttgtttttcaaaactcGACCCTGGTTGGTGGAGTGGTGATCGGTACATCTGCCGATATGATGATCAACATATGGGGAGCCATGATAATTGGTGGTTTAGCTGGAGCAGGATCTATATTCATCAATCGTTTTTCAACT ACGAAAGCTGTTCACCGTATAATTGGAATGCGCAACGCATG GGGAGTAATCTCTTTGCACGGAATCCCAGGTATTGTAGCTGGTTTTGTGGGCGCAATTGTATCGGCCGCTGCGACTAAGGAAGATTATGGTTTCAG CCTTTACCGACAGTTTCCAGCACGATCTCCACTCAATAGTTCCAGCGAGTTCTCAAAAATTCAGTACtacgatttaaaaattgacCCTGGTCGAGAAAGAACAGCTTTACAACAAGCAGGATTTCAGATTGTTACACTTATCGTGACCCTAGTTATCGCAATTATAGGAGGCCTTGTAACAG GGACGATTCTTTCGTTGTCTTTCTTCCGTCAACCGTATGAAGAAAATGACTCGCAACCTGATCAGCTAACGCTTGTTGTTGACCAGTTATTGCTCTCTGAAAGACGTTTAAACGTTATTGATGCAACCAGCGAAACTAATCCAATCGTTATTTTGACCGATAATTTGTCGTCCACTTGTTAA